The Desulfomicrobium orale DSM 12838 genome includes a window with the following:
- the purD gene encoding phosphoribosylamine--glycine ligase, with amino-acid sequence MNILLVGSGGREHALAWKISRSPKVRSLYIAPGNGGTARLGQNIVLRDDDIGGIVAFARAHAIDLVVTGPEAPLVLGLADALKEAGIACFGPCAFAAQLEGSKAFAKNMMRKTGVPTAAFTVFNRYEEALGHVRTHPLPMVVKADGLAAGKGVVIAQTREEAENALKEMMLDKVFGPAGETVVIEEALTGEEASFLAFCDGKNIVPMPSLQDHKRIGDGDTGPNTGGMGAYSPAPVLGESRYAAMTDLCMRPIVDRLAALGHPFRGVLYAGLMMTDRGPMVLEYNVRFGDPECQPLMARLDSDLVDIMTACAAGDLAAGHVSFRPETSCCVVMAAKGYPRTYPKGMVITGIEEAEKLPDVVVFQAGTKRDGDRIITTGGRVLGVTALGADLEKARARAYEAVERIRFDNSYHRTDIACKGLGRKA; translated from the coding sequence GTGAACATTCTGCTTGTCGGCTCGGGCGGCCGCGAACACGCCCTGGCCTGGAAAATCAGCCGGAGCCCGAAGGTCCGCAGCCTGTACATCGCTCCGGGAAACGGCGGCACGGCCCGGCTGGGCCAGAACATCGTTCTCAGGGACGACGACATCGGCGGCATCGTGGCCTTCGCCCGCGCCCATGCCATCGATCTGGTGGTGACCGGACCTGAAGCGCCGCTGGTTCTCGGCCTGGCCGACGCCCTGAAAGAGGCCGGCATCGCCTGTTTCGGCCCCTGCGCCTTTGCCGCGCAGCTGGAAGGCTCCAAGGCTTTTGCCAAAAACATGATGCGCAAAACCGGTGTGCCCACGGCCGCCTTCACGGTTTTTAACCGGTACGAGGAGGCTCTGGGACACGTCCGCACCCATCCTCTGCCCATGGTGGTCAAGGCCGACGGGCTGGCCGCCGGAAAGGGCGTGGTCATCGCCCAGACCAGAGAAGAGGCCGAAAACGCTCTGAAGGAGATGATGCTGGACAAGGTTTTCGGCCCGGCCGGGGAAACCGTGGTCATCGAGGAAGCCCTGACGGGCGAGGAAGCCTCCTTTCTGGCCTTCTGCGACGGTAAAAACATCGTGCCCATGCCGTCCCTTCAGGACCACAAGCGCATCGGCGACGGCGACACCGGCCCCAACACCGGCGGCATGGGAGCCTACAGCCCCGCGCCGGTACTCGGCGAAAGCCGGTACGCCGCCATGACTGATCTGTGCATGCGTCCCATCGTGGACCGTCTGGCCGCTCTGGGACATCCCTTCCGCGGCGTGCTCTACGCCGGTCTCATGATGACGGACCGGGGCCCCATGGTGCTGGAGTACAACGTGCGCTTCGGCGATCCCGAATGCCAGCCGCTCATGGCCCGCCTGGACTCCGATCTGGTGGACATCATGACCGCCTGCGCCGCGGGGGACCTCGCCGCAGGCCATGTGTCCTTCCGGCCGGAAACCAGCTGCTGCGTGGTCATGGCCGCCAAGGGCTACCCCAGGACTTATCCCAAAGGCATGGTCATCACAGGCATCGAAGAGGCCGAGAAACTTCCGGATGTGGTGGTCTTTCAGGCCGGGACCAAAAGGGACGGCGACCGGATCATCACCACCGGCGGCCGCGTGCTGGGCGTGACCGCCCTGGGAGCCGATCTGGAAAAGGCCCGCGCCCGCGCCTACGAGGCCGTGGAGCGCATTCGTTTCGACAACAGCTACCACAGAACGGACATAGCCTGTAAGGGTCTGGGGAGGAAAGCATGA
- the mutL gene encoding DNA mismatch repair endonuclease MutL — protein MRQPIRLLSAELQNQIAAGEVVERPASVLKELVENALDAGATRIRIHIRDGGQSFIRVSDNGRGIPEDELELALTRHATSKLSGVGDLQNIHSFGFRGEALPSIASVSRFRLASAREDGEGAVLEVAHGVTTRAAKTALPRGTDIEVGDLFSNVPARLKFLKQPGTEARKCAEIVTRMALAHLEAEFEFIQGDRTVHHFLAGETLARRLAAIWPESIVDNLRPVERREHGLRVSGLTGDPAAAQARPDRILIYVNQRPIQDRLILSAVREAYRGKILSKEYPQAVLFLSIPPDQVDVNVHPAKSEVRFQDEQDIFRLVRSAVLRALESGPTEYSGTGESPAASAPVSFPDIQANARETFAAYAPDHKFASSRNAQLLFPDPPEVRAEPQYSPAPPVRPEAADSPAPEPPGILHEPAPRPSAPERPLRYLGQFDRTYLILIEDGKLVLMDQHAAHERVLYHALSAQGTRGDRQPLLVPLELSLHPSQTAVLQDIWSDLLGLGFSLELSGTRRLLIQAVPTLLAPAAAREFLEDVLANKARSMHDLWAVMACKSAIKAGDALTPDEALALLDAWNLLPDKDFCPHGRPVTVCWSVPDLEKLFKRRG, from the coding sequence ATGCGGCAGCCTATCCGTCTTCTGTCCGCCGAATTGCAGAACCAGATCGCCGCGGGCGAAGTGGTGGAACGCCCGGCCAGCGTGCTCAAGGAACTGGTGGAGAACGCCCTCGACGCCGGAGCCACCCGGATCCGCATCCATATCCGCGATGGCGGGCAGTCCTTCATCCGCGTCAGCGACAACGGCCGGGGCATCCCCGAGGACGAGCTGGAGCTGGCCCTGACGCGCCACGCCACCAGCAAGCTCTCCGGCGTCGGCGACCTGCAGAACATCCACAGCTTCGGCTTCCGGGGAGAGGCCCTGCCAAGCATCGCCTCCGTCTCGCGTTTCCGTCTGGCCTCGGCCAGGGAGGACGGCGAAGGCGCCGTGCTGGAAGTAGCCCACGGCGTGACGACGCGCGCAGCCAAAACCGCCCTGCCCCGGGGCACGGACATCGAGGTCGGCGACCTTTTTTCCAATGTTCCGGCCCGCCTCAAATTTCTGAAACAGCCCGGCACGGAAGCCAGAAAATGCGCGGAAATCGTAACCCGCATGGCTCTGGCCCATCTGGAGGCGGAATTTGAATTCATCCAGGGGGACCGGACCGTCCACCATTTTCTGGCCGGGGAAACTCTGGCCCGGCGGCTGGCCGCCATATGGCCGGAGAGCATCGTGGACAATCTCCGGCCCGTGGAGCGGCGGGAACACGGCCTGCGCGTCTCCGGCCTGACCGGCGACCCGGCCGCGGCCCAGGCCAGGCCGGACCGCATTCTGATCTACGTGAACCAGCGTCCCATCCAGGACCGGCTGATTTTAAGCGCCGTGCGCGAGGCCTACCGGGGAAAAATCCTGAGCAAGGAATATCCTCAGGCCGTCCTTTTTCTGTCCATCCCGCCGGATCAGGTGGATGTGAATGTGCACCCGGCCAAATCCGAGGTGCGTTTTCAGGATGAACAGGACATTTTCCGGCTGGTGCGAAGCGCGGTGCTGCGCGCTCTGGAAAGCGGGCCCACAGAATATTCCGGCACCGGGGAAAGCCCGGCCGCGTCAGCCCCTGTCTCCTTTCCGGATATACAGGCGAATGCCCGGGAAACATTCGCCGCCTATGCGCCGGATCACAAATTCGCGTCTTCCAGAAACGCCCAGCTGCTTTTTCCCGATCCTCCCGAAGTCCGGGCCGAACCGCAATATTCACCCGCCCCGCCGGTCCGGCCCGAAGCGGCCGATTCTCCTGCTCCGGAACCGCCAGGCATCCTGCACGAGCCCGCGCCGCGCCCTTCCGCTCCGGAGCGGCCGCTCCGGTATCTGGGGCAGTTCGACCGCACCTATCTCATCCTGATAGAAGACGGAAAGCTGGTGCTGATGGACCAGCACGCGGCCCACGAACGTGTTCTCTACCACGCCCTGAGCGCCCAGGGTACGCGCGGTGACCGCCAGCCCCTGCTGGTGCCTCTGGAGCTGTCCCTGCATCCGAGCCAGACCGCCGTGCTTCAGGACATATGGTCTGACCTGCTGGGTCTCGGCTTCTCTCTGGAGCTTTCCGGAACGCGGCGGCTGCTCATCCAGGCCGTGCCCACCCTGCTCGCTCCGGCCGCGGCGCGTGAATTCCTGGAAGACGTGCTGGCGAACAAGGCTCGCTCCATGCACGATCTGTGGGCTGTCATGGCCTGCAAATCCGCCATCAAGGCCGGGGACGCGCTGACCCCGGACGAGGCCCTTGCCCTGCTGGACGCCTGGAACCTGCTGCCGGACAAGGATTTCTGCCCCCACGGCCGCCCGGTGACTGTATGCTGGAGCGTGCCGGATCTGGAAAAACTGTTCAAACGCCGAGGCTAA
- a CDS encoding LPS-assembly protein LptD, with amino-acid sequence MVYSSGMRVLVLLALLLLSPLISLAESQSPESWRLLADSTSASHDNQYIEAFGNVVLDRGMDYIRADYARYYHSTNWVYLRGDIQARFQGDYLKAEEAEFDLNSHAGWLKNGQVFMDGPHMYFEGAILKKTGPDTYEFREATVTACDGERPAWSIKTSRGDITIDGYAHLWAPRFQILDQPVLFSPYAVIPVKTKRQSGFLLPEIGHSEHLGLIYEQPYYQVIDEEQDATLFANLMTGKGLMLGAEYRLAPDIHTKGIWKLDYLFDQQTEGTSLYEDNDHMKRENRHRWWARGKFDGFLADPAWSVKMDLDLVSDQDYLREFSKGYSGFRKTRREFLQHFGRDLEDNDNELRLNRFLLTRNWSNVGFQGLVEYTQNLEYGSNNKLPGRRRSSDPTLQRLPELNLHLYQMNLPSTPLTLEGSSQFAAFWREYGTTGSRFDVHPMLGLPLHSAYGSLIPKLGFRWTGYVVERYENEHPDVDADNSMPSRFLPEFTATGYTEFSRVFTMADEDSLTPGSGSSLLALRHAVQPRLEYEYIPYSDQDRYPYFDELDRIRPRNELRYSLTNVFTAKRGQILPDPDQRGETALKIDYGELARLRLEQGYDFREATRRDMENVYPRRPFTDVLADLTTTLTPWLALSNKTWFSPYEGKVTEHEHSLFTAWENRAYANFGLTFLKEIDEYKRQVQKRQNIAFFGGGSSSPRNGAPPPCTGRTGRLTPISKRP; translated from the coding sequence ATGGTTTACTCATCCGGCATGCGCGTCCTCGTCCTGCTCGCCCTGCTTCTTCTTTCGCCGCTGATTTCTCTGGCCGAGAGTCAATCCCCCGAATCCTGGAGGCTTTTGGCCGACAGCACTTCAGCCAGCCATGACAATCAGTATATCGAGGCCTTCGGCAACGTGGTGCTGGACCGGGGCATGGATTACATCCGGGCGGATTACGCCCGCTATTATCACAGCACCAACTGGGTATACCTGCGCGGGGATATCCAGGCGAGATTCCAGGGCGACTATCTCAAGGCCGAAGAAGCGGAATTCGATCTCAATTCTCACGCCGGGTGGCTGAAAAACGGCCAGGTCTTCATGGACGGCCCGCACATGTATTTTGAAGGAGCCATCCTCAAGAAAACGGGCCCCGATACCTACGAATTCCGCGAGGCCACGGTCACCGCCTGCGACGGGGAGCGACCGGCCTGGTCCATCAAGACCAGCCGGGGCGACATCACCATCGACGGCTACGCCCACCTCTGGGCCCCGCGGTTCCAGATTCTGGACCAGCCGGTGCTCTTCTCGCCCTATGCCGTCATCCCGGTCAAAACCAAGCGCCAGAGCGGCTTCCTGCTGCCGGAGATCGGTCACAGCGAACATCTGGGTCTCATTTACGAGCAGCCCTACTATCAGGTCATCGACGAGGAGCAGGACGCCACACTGTTCGCCAACCTCATGACCGGCAAAGGACTCATGCTCGGCGCAGAATACCGGCTGGCCCCGGACATCCATACCAAGGGCATCTGGAAGCTGGACTACCTGTTCGACCAGCAGACGGAAGGCACCTCTCTCTACGAAGACAACGACCACATGAAACGGGAGAACCGTCACCGCTGGTGGGCGCGCGGCAAGTTCGACGGATTTCTCGCGGATCCGGCCTGGAGCGTGAAGATGGACCTGGATCTCGTTTCAGACCAGGACTATCTGCGGGAATTCTCCAAGGGATATTCGGGATTCAGGAAAACCCGGCGGGAATTTCTCCAGCACTTCGGCCGGGATCTGGAAGACAACGACAACGAACTGCGTCTGAACCGTTTTCTGCTCACCAGAAACTGGTCCAACGTGGGTTTCCAGGGCCTTGTGGAATACACCCAGAACCTGGAGTACGGTTCCAACAACAAACTGCCCGGCCGCAGGCGCTCCAGCGATCCCACTCTGCAGCGCCTGCCGGAACTGAATCTGCACCTGTACCAGATGAATCTGCCCTCCACGCCCCTGACTCTGGAAGGCAGCTCCCAGTTCGCCGCTTTCTGGCGGGAATACGGCACCACCGGCTCCCGTTTCGATGTCCATCCCATGCTCGGTCTGCCCCTGCACTCGGCATACGGCTCCCTCATCCCCAAGCTGGGCTTCAGATGGACGGGCTACGTCGTCGAACGCTACGAGAACGAACACCCGGACGTGGATGCCGACAACAGCATGCCCAGCCGCTTTCTGCCCGAATTCACGGCCACCGGGTACACGGAGTTTTCCCGCGTCTTCACCATGGCCGACGAAGACAGTCTCACGCCCGGAAGCGGCTCCTCCCTGCTCGCCCTGCGGCACGCCGTGCAGCCGCGTCTGGAATACGAATACATCCCCTACTCCGACCAGGACAGATACCCCTACTTCGATGAATTGGACCGCATCAGGCCCCGCAACGAGCTGCGCTATTCCCTGACCAACGTCTTCACCGCGAAACGGGGGCAGATCCTGCCCGATCCGGACCAGCGGGGGGAGACGGCCCTGAAAATCGATTACGGCGAACTGGCCCGGCTGCGTCTGGAACAGGGATACGATTTCCGCGAGGCCACCCGCCGGGACATGGAAAACGTCTATCCCCGGCGGCCCTTTACCGATGTCCTGGCCGACCTGACCACCACCCTGACGCCCTGGCTCGCCCTGTCCAACAAGACCTGGTTTTCCCCTTACGAAGGAAAAGTCACGGAACACGAGCATTCCCTTTTCACCGCCTGGGAAAACCGCGCCTATGCCAATTTCGGCCTGACTTTCCTGAAGGAAATCGACGAGTACAAACGGCAGGTCCAGAAACGTCAGAACATCGCCTTTTTCGGCGGGGGATCGTCCTCTCCCCGCAATGGAGCGCCGCCGCCGTGTACCGGACGGACTGGGAGGCTCACGCCGATCTCGAAAAGACCCTGA
- a CDS encoding RsbRD N-terminal domain-containing protein: MNLHEFLQEHHKQICVQWTEAVIRTYPEEGAKFFSAPSSQFANPVGHTFQANIERMFLTLARGLDVTECTKELDGILRIRAVQGFTPSAALCFLPALKEIVYREISRAYPQENMTEALHDWNVVVDRLTMLGFDIYMGCREVLWKQKANQLYDRTHKLLEKSNLLKREEVSR, from the coding sequence ATGAATCTGCATGAGTTTCTACAGGAACACCACAAACAGATCTGTGTGCAATGGACGGAGGCCGTCATCAGGACGTATCCGGAGGAAGGAGCCAAGTTTTTCTCCGCGCCGTCCAGTCAGTTCGCCAATCCTGTGGGGCATACTTTTCAGGCCAATATCGAACGCATGTTCCTGACGCTGGCCCGCGGGCTGGACGTGACCGAATGTACCAAGGAACTCGACGGAATACTGCGCATCAGAGCGGTGCAGGGATTTACTCCCTCCGCCGCTCTTTGTTTTCTGCCCGCTCTGAAGGAGATTGTTTATCGCGAAATATCGCGGGCGTATCCGCAGGAGAACATGACCGAAGCCCTGCATGACTGGAATGTTGTCGTAGACCGGCTGACCATGCTGGGTTTCGACATCTACATGGGTTGCAGGGAAGTTCTCTGGAAGCAGAAGGCGAATCAGTTGTACGACAGAACGCACAAATTGCTTGAGAAGTCCAATCTTTTGAAAAGGGAGGAGGTTTCACGGTAG
- the dsrM gene encoding sulfate reduction electron transfer complex DsrMKJOP subunit DsrM → MKALYSLFLVFALAALPLVGAGALGMEKAFGLYIPFLAVAVFIVGFCVRVVDWARSAVPFCIPTTCGQQESLPWIKANCIENPSTTKGVVGRMLLEVLCFRSLFRNTKVDLHEGTVVTYSSSKWLWLGALAFHYSFLIIALRHLRFFTEPVPGLIHALESVDSMLQIGAPVLYLTDLAFVVAVSYLLLRRVIVPQIRYISQPQDFFPLFLILGIALSGIFMRYFAKVDIISVKELTMGLATFSWAIPEGVGALFYVHLFLVSVLLAYFPLSKLMHMGGVFMSPTRNMNCASRKFRHVNPWKFEHVHYHTYAEYEDEFREKMVEKGIPVDKPLAEGAE, encoded by the coding sequence ATGAAAGCTCTTTACTCTCTTTTCCTGGTCTTTGCCCTCGCGGCATTGCCTTTGGTGGGCGCCGGGGCCTTGGGCATGGAGAAAGCCTTCGGACTGTACATACCCTTTCTGGCGGTAGCGGTCTTCATAGTGGGGTTCTGCGTGCGCGTTGTGGACTGGGCGAGGTCCGCGGTGCCGTTCTGTATTCCCACAACCTGTGGCCAGCAGGAGTCCCTGCCCTGGATCAAGGCGAACTGTATTGAGAATCCGTCCACAACCAAGGGCGTTGTCGGGCGGATGCTTCTGGAAGTGCTCTGTTTCCGGTCCCTGTTCCGGAATACCAAGGTCGACCTGCATGAAGGCACCGTGGTCACCTACAGTTCGAGCAAGTGGTTGTGGCTTGGAGCCCTGGCTTTTCACTACTCTTTTCTGATCATCGCCCTGCGCCATCTGCGTTTTTTCACCGAACCCGTTCCGGGCCTGATCCATGCTCTGGAATCCGTCGATTCCATGCTGCAGATCGGCGCGCCCGTTCTGTATCTGACGGATCTCGCCTTCGTCGTGGCCGTGAGCTATCTGCTGCTGCGCCGGGTGATCGTGCCCCAGATCCGCTATATTTCCCAGCCCCAGGATTTCTTTCCGCTCTTTCTGATTCTGGGCATCGCCCTCTCGGGCATTTTCATGCGCTATTTCGCCAAGGTAGACATCATCTCCGTGAAGGAGCTGACCATGGGACTGGCCACTTTTTCCTGGGCCATCCCCGAGGGTGTCGGCGCGCTCTTCTATGTGCATCTTTTCCTTGTCTCCGTGCTGCTCGCCTATTTCCCCTTGAGCAAGCTCATGCACATGGGCGGAGTGTTCATGTCACCCACGCGCAACATGAACTGTGCTTCCAGAAAATTCCGGCATGTGAACCCCTGGAAGTTCGAGCATGTCCATTACCATACCTATGCGGAATACGAGGATGAATTCCGGGAAAAGATGGTGGAGAAAGGTATTCCCGTGGATAAGCCATTAGCCGAAGGAGCTGAGTGA
- the dsrK gene encoding sulfate reduction electron transfer complex DsrMKJOP subunit DsrK, whose translation MSDLPRPEALFAHIDHNPPKTDWMDVPVEIKPGRYCYAANPDSVNYVGLPNPHKWNPLEDDWGLPENWQEIIFKGMRERLHKFRSFKIFMDICVRCGACADKCHFFIGSGDPKNMPVLRAELLRSVYRGEFTTFGKILGRFAGGRKLTAEVLKEWWYYFFQCSECRRCSVFCPYGIDTAEITIMARELFNLLGLNIDWIATPVANCYRTGNHLGIQPHAFFDMIDFFCDDIEDITGIRPEPTFNKKGADILFVTPSGDVFADPGTYTCMGYLMLFEYLKREYGLDVTWSTYASEGGNFGFFTSHETMKRLNSKMYMEADRLGVKWILGGECGHMWRVVHQYMDTLNGPDFQSAKMETPVNPITGTTFKYAAGTKMVHIAEFTADLIRHGKLNLDKKRNANVHLTWHDSCNTSRGMGLLEEPRFVAKSVVEKFTEMPEGTIREQTFCCGGGSGLNAGENDELRMMGGLPRANAVKYVHEKYGVNMLGCVCAIDRAVLPNSMEYWVPGVSVCGLHELVGNALVFPGEQERETDLRGEDLPGMEDE comes from the coding sequence ATGTCTGATCTGCCACGCCCAGAAGCGCTTTTTGCCCATATCGATCACAATCCGCCCAAAACGGATTGGATGGACGTGCCGGTGGAGATCAAACCCGGCCGCTACTGCTACGCCGCCAACCCGGACAGCGTGAATTACGTCGGCCTGCCCAACCCGCATAAATGGAATCCTCTGGAAGACGACTGGGGCTTGCCCGAGAACTGGCAGGAAATCATTTTCAAGGGGATGCGCGAGCGGCTGCACAAGTTCCGTTCCTTCAAAATCTTCATGGATATCTGCGTGCGTTGCGGCGCCTGCGCGGACAAGTGTCACTTCTTCATCGGCTCCGGTGATCCCAAGAACATGCCGGTGCTGCGCGCCGAACTGCTGCGTTCCGTGTACCGGGGCGAGTTCACGACCTTTGGCAAGATTCTGGGACGGTTCGCCGGAGGCCGCAAACTCACCGCCGAGGTGCTCAAGGAGTGGTGGTACTACTTCTTCCAGTGCTCCGAATGCCGCCGCTGTTCCGTGTTCTGCCCTTACGGCATCGACACGGCCGAGATCACCATCATGGCCCGCGAGCTCTTCAACCTGCTGGGGCTCAATATCGACTGGATCGCCACTCCCGTTGCCAACTGTTACCGCACCGGCAACCACCTGGGCATCCAGCCGCACGCCTTCTTCGACATGATCGACTTCTTCTGCGACGACATCGAAGACATCACCGGCATCCGGCCCGAGCCCACCTTCAACAAGAAAGGCGCGGACATCCTGTTCGTGACGCCCTCGGGTGACGTCTTCGCCGATCCGGGCACCTACACCTGCATGGGCTACCTCATGCTGTTCGAGTACCTGAAGCGCGAATACGGGCTGGACGTGACCTGGTCCACCTATGCCTCCGAAGGCGGCAACTTCGGCTTCTTCACTTCCCACGAGACCATGAAGCGGCTCAATTCCAAGATGTACATGGAAGCCGACCGGCTGGGCGTGAAATGGATTCTCGGCGGCGAGTGCGGGCACATGTGGCGCGTGGTGCATCAGTACATGGACACCCTGAACGGCCCGGACTTTCAGTCCGCGAAGATGGAAACTCCGGTGAACCCCATCACGGGCACGACCTTCAAGTACGCCGCCGGCACCAAGATGGTGCATATCGCCGAATTCACGGCGGATCTGATCCGGCACGGCAAGCTGAATCTGGACAAGAAACGCAATGCCAATGTGCATCTGACCTGGCATGACTCCTGTAACACCTCGCGGGGCATGGGACTTCTGGAAGAGCCCCGTTTCGTGGCCAAAAGCGTGGTGGAGAAGTTCACGGAAATGCCCGAAGGGACCATCCGCGAGCAGACCTTCTGCTGCGGCGGCGGCTCCGGCCTGAATGCGGGTGAAAATGACGAACTGCGCATGATGGGCGGTCTGCCCCGGGCCAATGCCGTCAAGTACGTGCATGAGAAATATGGTGTGAACATGCTCGGATGCGTGTGCGCCATCGACCGCGCCGTGCTTCCCAATTCCATGGAATACTGGGTGCCCGGCGTCAGCGTATGCGGTCTACATGAGCTTGTGGGCAACGCCTTGGTTTTCCCCGGCGAGCAGGAGCGCGAAACCGACCTGCGTGGCGAGGACCTGCCCGGAATGGAGGATGAATGA
- the dsrJ gene encoding sulfate reduction electron transfer complex DsrMKJOP subunit DsrJ translates to MMYDRNKVLIGLAVFVVAMTYPFWNNIGSAAYKRPEVEKPRIAKECVESVEFMRSEHMAMLNQWRDEVVRDGNHEYHSKANHQVYQKSLSKTCMKCHESKEQFCDKCHATVAVDPYCWDCHVVPKGENK, encoded by the coding sequence ATGATGTACGACAGAAATAAAGTTCTGATCGGCCTTGCCGTGTTCGTTGTCGCCATGACCTATCCGTTCTGGAACAACATCGGCAGCGCCGCCTACAAGCGGCCCGAAGTGGAAAAGCCGCGCATTGCCAAGGAGTGCGTGGAGAGCGTCGAGTTCATGCGCAGCGAGCACATGGCCATGCTGAACCAGTGGCGGGACGAAGTGGTGCGCGACGGCAATCATGAATACCATTCCAAAGCCAATCATCAGGTCTATCAGAAGAGTCTGAGCAAAACCTGTATGAAGTGCCACGAGAGCAAGGAACAGTTCTGCGATAAATGCCATGCCACCGTTGCCGTGGACCCCTATTGCTGGGATTGCCATGTTGTGCCGAAGGGGGAGAACAAATGA
- the dsrO gene encoding sulfate reduction electron transfer complex DsrMKJOP subunit DsrO, protein MKMIRRSFLKIAAVAAVGWGVRPASDLLASGGGGGEGLLFASRHAVHAGPGALTAKRWAMVIDTAKLTSDIMKEVAATCHSIHNVPDIPGNQNIKWVWETEMDKLFLDDLHEYRPEGAPETSLALCNHCDNPPCVRVCPTKATFQREDGIVMMDFHRCIGCRYCMAGCPYGSRSFNFKDPRPHLASIDLDFPTRTKGVVEKCEFCAERLAEGKLPACVEVSEGAIAFGDLADPESEVRKLLGERFSIRRSPALGTKPSVYYLV, encoded by the coding sequence ATGAAAATGATCCGTAGAAGCTTTCTCAAGATCGCGGCTGTGGCCGCCGTCGGATGGGGAGTGCGCCCCGCATCGGACCTTCTGGCTTCCGGGGGCGGCGGAGGCGAAGGGCTGCTGTTCGCCTCCCGGCATGCCGTCCATGCCGGGCCCGGGGCGCTCACGGCCAAACGCTGGGCCATGGTCATCGATACGGCCAAACTTACCTCGGACATCATGAAGGAAGTGGCCGCGACCTGCCATTCCATCCATAATGTACCGGACATTCCGGGGAACCAGAACATCAAGTGGGTCTGGGAAACGGAAATGGACAAGCTGTTTCTGGACGACCTGCACGAATACCGCCCCGAAGGCGCTCCCGAAACCTCCCTGGCCCTGTGCAACCACTGCGACAATCCCCCCTGTGTGCGGGTCTGTCCGACCAAGGCCACATTTCAGCGGGAAGACGGCATCGTGATGATGGACTTCCACCGCTGCATCGGCTGCCGGTACTGCATGGCGGGCTGCCCTTACGGCTCCAGAAGTTTCAACTTCAAGGACCCCCGGCCGCATCTGGCCAGTATCGATCTCGATTTCCCCACGCGGACCAAGGGCGTGGTGGAAAAATGCGAGTTCTGTGCGGAACGTCTGGCTGAAGGCAAGCTGCCCGCGTGTGTGGAAGTGTCCGAAGGGGCCATCGCGTTCGGCGATCTGGCCGATCCGGAATCGGAAGTGCGCAAGCTGCTGGGAGAACGTTTCTCCATCCGCCGCAGTCCGGCTCTCGGAACGAAACCTTCTGTCTATTATCTCGTGTAG